From a single Sorghum bicolor cultivar BTx623 chromosome 5, Sorghum_bicolor_NCBIv3, whole genome shotgun sequence genomic region:
- the LOC110435254 gene encoding uncharacterized protein LOC110435254 isoform X2: MAVSVFPDGNGSKLGGGGGGGGQGADGENAPGKGNELVLDVKGLINGVRNEGSHFCDNYESRNLRNRLPRVAPEWVASIQVNNSFENRKKGLLSSFYTIVEKLLVFCGSLVILSLSYPLAANAKEAFEDHAMQGIIIGSVISFFICCLLTALASYLRDSESIDGVGFHVFKWLVLLVFLFLSAGLCVILRFCAHTPKAVLWTLGTVGYIIILSIWVWVFYIEVLQIQEEMKKHFEMETRAPSEGPGHVPPLAAPGLARAPV; this comes from the exons ATGGCCGTCTCCGTCTTTCCGGATGGAAATGGAAGTAAgctcggcggcggaggaggaggaggaggacaagGTGCGGACGGGGAGAATGCGCCGGGGAAGGGGAATGAGCTGGTCCTGGATGTGAAG GGGCTTATCAATGGTGTGAGAAATGAGGGCAGCCATTTTTGTGACAACTATGAATCTAGGAATTTACGGAATAGGCTTCCTCGGGTTGCACCTGAG TGGGTTGCCAGCATTCAAGTAAATAATTCTTTTGAGAACAGGAAGAAG GGTTTACTTAGTTCTTTCTACACtattgtggagaagctgcttgtGTTCTGTGGCAGTCTCGTCATTTTGTCGTTGTCATACCCCCTTGCTGCAAATGCAAAAGAGGCCTTTGAGGACCATGCGATGCAAGGCATTATCATTGGAAGCGTTATATCATTCTTCATCTGCTGCCTTCTGACAGCTCTTGCGTCATACTTGAGAGACAGTGAGTCCATTGATGGTGTTGGATTCCACGTCTTCAAATGGCTCGTGCTTCTCGTGTTTCTGTTCCTTAGCGCTGGGTTATGTGTGATACTACGTTTCTGCGCACACACACCAAAAGCAGTCCTGTGGACCCTTGGAACTGTAGGATACATCATAATTCTGTCCATTTGGGTTTGGGTGTTCTACATAGAGGTGCTGCAG ATACAGGAAGAGATGAAGAAGCATTTTGAGATGGAAACTAGGGCACCGTCTGAGGGGCCTGGCCATGTGCCTCCCTTGGCTGCTCCGGGATTGGCTCGCGCACCAGTTTAG
- the LOC110435254 gene encoding uncharacterized protein LOC110435254 isoform X1, with amino-acid sequence MAVSVFPDGNGSKLGGGGGGGGQGADGENAPGKGNELVLDVKDDDLQPPSSFNSASSSMGLINGVRNEGSHFCDNYESRNLRNRLPRVAPEWVASIQVNNSFENRKKGLLSSFYTIVEKLLVFCGSLVILSLSYPLAANAKEAFEDHAMQGIIIGSVISFFICCLLTALASYLRDSESIDGVGFHVFKWLVLLVFLFLSAGLCVILRFCAHTPKAVLWTLGTVGYIIILSIWVWVFYIEVLQIQEEMKKHFEMETRAPSEGPGHVPPLAAPGLARAPV; translated from the exons ATGGCCGTCTCCGTCTTTCCGGATGGAAATGGAAGTAAgctcggcggcggaggaggaggaggaggacaagGTGCGGACGGGGAGAATGCGCCGGGGAAGGGGAATGAGCTGGTCCTGGATGTGAAG GATGATGATCTGCAGCCACCATCATCATTTAACTCTGCTAGTAGCAGTATG GGGCTTATCAATGGTGTGAGAAATGAGGGCAGCCATTTTTGTGACAACTATGAATCTAGGAATTTACGGAATAGGCTTCCTCGGGTTGCACCTGAG TGGGTTGCCAGCATTCAAGTAAATAATTCTTTTGAGAACAGGAAGAAG GGTTTACTTAGTTCTTTCTACACtattgtggagaagctgcttgtGTTCTGTGGCAGTCTCGTCATTTTGTCGTTGTCATACCCCCTTGCTGCAAATGCAAAAGAGGCCTTTGAGGACCATGCGATGCAAGGCATTATCATTGGAAGCGTTATATCATTCTTCATCTGCTGCCTTCTGACAGCTCTTGCGTCATACTTGAGAGACAGTGAGTCCATTGATGGTGTTGGATTCCACGTCTTCAAATGGCTCGTGCTTCTCGTGTTTCTGTTCCTTAGCGCTGGGTTATGTGTGATACTACGTTTCTGCGCACACACACCAAAAGCAGTCCTGTGGACCCTTGGAACTGTAGGATACATCATAATTCTGTCCATTTGGGTTTGGGTGTTCTACATAGAGGTGCTGCAG ATACAGGAAGAGATGAAGAAGCATTTTGAGATGGAAACTAGGGCACCGTCTGAGGGGCCTGGCCATGTGCCTCCCTTGGCTGCTCCGGGATTGGCTCGCGCACCAGTTTAG
- the LOC110435255 gene encoding uncharacterized protein LOC110435255 has translation MRGRGWKKLLASAARNPTFPPNFGSVESFISRQKKNGFLEGRRRFCGGLVAAAAPGGLGSLLQSDSRPRLLLQVGSAPFFSPMQALVHRRPHFLVNEAPESSLVSIVGYVIRYRSWFFRRRLLMSHLPAPATALIVHCGSHDRLREAGAPVKSASYPQLAEVQRTIYLSGVDKQTDM, from the exons ATGCGGGGACGGGGGTGGAAGAAGTTGTTGGCTTCAGCAGCACGCAACCCAACGTTTCCCCCAAATTTTGGCAGTGTTGAATCCTTTATATCTCGTCAGAAAAAAAATGGATTTTTGGAGGGAAGAAGAAGGTTCTGCGGAGGTTTGGTGGCTGCAGCCGCACCTGGGGGCCTGGGGTCCCTTCTGCAGTCCGACTCTCGTCCGCGGCTCCTGCTCCAAGTCGGCTCGGCCCCTTTCTTCTCTCCGATGCAAGCTCTAGTCCACCGCAGACCGCACTTCTTGGTCAATGAGGCGCCAGAGTCGTCACTTGTCTCCATCGTTGGGTACGTGATCCGCTACCGTAGTTGGTtcttccgccgccgcctcctcatgTCTCATCTTCCTGCGCCCGCCACCGCCCTCATCGTCCACTGCGGAAGCCACGATCGTCTCAG GGAGGCTGGTGCTCCCGTAAAGAGTGCATCATATCCCCAGCTAGCAGAAGTTCAACGTACAATTTATCTGAGTGGAGTGGACAAGCAAACAGATATGTAA